In Alkalihalobacillus sp. FSL W8-0930, a single window of DNA contains:
- a CDS encoding glycerol-3-phosphate responsive antiterminator, with protein MFDGQQILPAIKRMKDFEKVLESEYTYIVMLDLHISQLVGVAKYAKAHNKKLLLHADMIQGMKSDKYAAEFLCQTLRPAGLISTRGEVLRTAKKNGLLAVQRLFLLDTIALETSYKLAEKVEPDLIEVLPGVVPDLISKVQKETGISVIAGGLIESESDLKRALDAGAQAITTSRQDLWGTH; from the coding sequence ATGTTTGATGGGCAACAAATTCTTCCCGCGATCAAGCGAATGAAGGACTTCGAGAAGGTACTTGAAAGTGAGTATACGTATATTGTGATGCTGGACCTCCATATCTCACAGCTTGTGGGAGTGGCTAAATATGCGAAGGCTCATAATAAGAAGCTCCTTCTTCATGCAGATATGATACAGGGAATGAAAAGCGATAAGTACGCAGCTGAGTTCCTGTGCCAAACCCTGCGACCAGCAGGTCTGATTTCCACTCGGGGAGAAGTATTAAGAACGGCAAAGAAAAATGGATTGCTCGCAGTACAGCGCTTGTTTCTACTTGATACGATTGCACTAGAGACAAGCTATAAGCTTGCTGAAAAGGTTGAACCAGACTTAATTGAAGTCCTTCCAGGTGTTGTGCCAGATCTGATCTCAAAGGTGCAAAAGGAGACTGGAATCTCTGTGATAGCTGGTGGACTTATTGAGAGCGAGTCCGACTTGAAAAGAGCACTTGATGCAGGTGCACAAGCCATTACAACCTCACGTCAGGACCTTTGGGGCACGCACTAA
- a CDS encoding oligosaccharide flippase family protein, whose product MNPFFRGALLLSTAALAGESLEFLINIVLARELGEHNFGLYMAILPTLVFVVVLSSLELQVSVSKMVAEREHSEHISLVSVALKLAIIVAVTCLVAAFFVLPNLSVLNNYHPLVRWMLILLIPIVTFSSVARGYFVGAQHTKKIAVINLMKRGAQLTFLYGVFQLFQFQSQTAIFVALGTVVLSEILVLFYMGTAFTLHMNKLRKQPQKEVENKEIYQSLLAVSLPTTGLRVFHAITFAIKPFLITTALSKAGLMESMALIQYGKLAGVAFTIGFFPAFIAHSLLTVMVPLVSSGYSKGDFQSLAKMLRQAMGVTLAYGLPVVMVFYFWAEPMTDLFFEHSPASGYLTLLVPYFLFHYFAIPMQAYLIGIGLVREAFMHSVWSTGVSFLLMFTLGSLPSLQMDGIIIGMNVGAVLLTLMHYLTITEKLNLTLFLTQKKAV is encoded by the coding sequence ATGAACCCTTTTTTTCGTGGAGCGTTGTTGTTAAGTACAGCAGCTCTGGCTGGAGAATCACTAGAATTTCTAATAAATATCGTTTTAGCAAGAGAACTTGGGGAGCATAACTTTGGCTTATATATGGCTATTCTGCCAACCTTAGTCTTTGTTGTGGTTTTATCAAGCTTAGAGCTTCAAGTATCTGTGTCAAAAATGGTAGCAGAACGAGAGCATTCAGAACATATAAGCTTAGTGAGTGTGGCGCTTAAGCTTGCCATTATAGTTGCTGTTACCTGTCTAGTCGCTGCTTTCTTCGTTTTGCCGAATCTATCTGTATTAAACAACTACCATCCTTTAGTCAGGTGGATGCTCATCCTTTTAATTCCGATCGTTACGTTTTCATCAGTGGCACGAGGCTACTTTGTTGGTGCCCAGCATACTAAAAAGATCGCAGTTATTAATTTAATGAAACGTGGAGCACAGTTAACTTTTTTGTATGGTGTGTTCCAACTCTTTCAGTTTCAAAGCCAGACGGCCATTTTTGTGGCATTGGGCACGGTTGTCCTAAGTGAAATTCTTGTTTTATTTTACATGGGAACAGCGTTTACTCTGCACATGAACAAACTTAGAAAACAACCACAGAAAGAAGTAGAGAACAAAGAAATTTATCAATCATTATTAGCGGTCTCCCTGCCGACAACTGGGCTTCGGGTGTTTCACGCGATTACTTTTGCTATAAAACCATTTTTAATTACAACGGCTTTATCTAAGGCCGGGTTAATGGAAAGCATGGCTTTGATTCAATACGGGAAGCTTGCTGGAGTAGCCTTTACGATCGGTTTTTTCCCGGCCTTTATTGCTCATTCATTACTGACGGTCATGGTGCCACTCGTCTCCTCAGGTTATTCGAAAGGGGATTTCCAATCTCTTGCAAAGATGCTTAGACAGGCGATGGGTGTAACACTTGCTTATGGATTACCCGTGGTGATGGTTTTTTATTTCTGGGCTGAACCGATGACTGATTTGTTCTTTGAGCATTCTCCCGCTTCGGGGTACCTCACTCTTCTTGTTCCTTATTTCCTCTTTCACTATTTTGCCATTCCGATGCAAGCGTACCTTATTGGAATTGGACTTGTACGAGAGGCATTTATGCATTCTGTCTGGTCAACGGGTGTATCCTTTTTGTTAATGTTTACGTTAGGGTCACTTCCGTCTCTTCAGATGGATGGCATCATTATCGGAATGAATGTTGGGGCTGTTTTACTAACGCTGATGCATTACTTAACGATTACTGAGAAGCTGAATTTAACATTATTTTTAACGCAAAAAAAAGCTGTGTGA
- a CDS encoding alpha-N-arabinofuranosidase, which produces MNKKAVIHFDGERSIINPNVYGHFAEHLGRCIYEGIWVGEESAISNTNGIRNDVLQALKDLEIPVLRWPGGCFADEYHWKDGIGPREGRKRMVNTHWGGVVENNHFGTHEFFLLCELIGAEPYINGNVGSGTVQEMQEWVEYMTFDGESPMANLRRENGHENAWSLTYFGVGNENWGCGGNMRPEFYADLYRQFQTYVRNYGENKIYKIACGPNGDNYHWTEVLMREAKPYMDALTLHHYTIAGPSWNQKGSATKFTEEEWDRTFKSALHMDELITKHSTIMDKYDPENKVALIVDEWGTWFDVEPGTNPGFLFQQNTIRDALVAGVTLNIFQNHAERVQMANIAQTVNVLQAMVLTEGDQMLLTPTYHVFNMYKVHKGATAIHLQMEHGTEPLHISASKNKEGEVHISLCHYGLKGDAEFELELRGWESQPSQATGTILQSSSMNEHNTFEQPDTLTPTSLEGIKLTEGKVSVSIPPMSVSVIKLR; this is translated from the coding sequence ATGAATAAAAAAGCTGTGATTCACTTTGACGGAGAACGCTCAATTATTAACCCAAACGTGTACGGTCATTTTGCTGAGCATTTAGGGCGCTGTATTTATGAAGGGATCTGGGTAGGGGAAGAATCAGCGATCTCTAATACAAATGGAATTAGAAATGATGTGTTACAGGCATTAAAAGATTTAGAAATTCCTGTGCTGCGCTGGCCTGGTGGTTGTTTTGCTGATGAGTATCACTGGAAAGACGGAATTGGACCAAGAGAAGGCAGAAAGCGTATGGTTAACACGCATTGGGGTGGAGTGGTAGAGAACAATCATTTTGGCACACACGAATTTTTCTTATTATGTGAATTGATTGGTGCGGAGCCTTATATCAACGGAAATGTGGGAAGTGGAACGGTTCAGGAGATGCAAGAGTGGGTGGAGTATATGACCTTCGATGGGGAATCTCCAATGGCGAACCTTAGACGTGAGAACGGTCATGAGAATGCCTGGTCCCTCACTTACTTTGGTGTGGGGAACGAGAACTGGGGCTGTGGCGGAAATATGCGTCCTGAGTTTTATGCGGATCTCTACCGGCAGTTCCAAACCTATGTCCGTAATTACGGAGAAAATAAGATCTATAAGATTGCCTGCGGACCAAACGGAGATAACTACCACTGGACTGAGGTGCTGATGCGAGAAGCAAAACCATATATGGACGCACTTACCTTACATCACTACACCATTGCGGGACCAAGCTGGAATCAGAAGGGCTCAGCTACCAAATTCACAGAGGAAGAGTGGGACCGGACATTCAAAAGTGCATTACACATGGATGAACTGATCACAAAACATAGCACAATCATGGATAAATATGATCCAGAGAACAAAGTCGCATTAATTGTTGATGAGTGGGGCACATGGTTTGATGTAGAGCCGGGAACAAACCCGGGCTTCTTATTCCAGCAGAATACCATTCGTGACGCTCTTGTAGCAGGTGTTACCCTTAATATTTTTCAAAACCATGCGGAGCGTGTTCAAATGGCGAATATCGCCCAAACGGTAAATGTTCTGCAAGCGATGGTTCTGACAGAAGGAGATCAGATGCTCCTGACGCCGACTTACCATGTGTTTAACATGTATAAGGTTCATAAGGGAGCAACAGCCATTCATCTACAAATGGAACATGGCACGGAGCCTTTGCACATCAGTGCCTCTAAAAACAAGGAAGGTGAAGTTCATATCTCCCTTTGTCATTATGGGTTAAAGGGAGATGCAGAATTTGAGCTGGAACTAAGAGGATGGGAGAGCCAACCGAGTCAAGCAACTGGAACGATCCTACAATCAAGCTCAATGAATGAGCACAATACCTTTGAACAACCAGATACACT